Proteins found in one Dermacentor silvarum isolate Dsil-2018 chromosome 8, BIME_Dsil_1.4, whole genome shotgun sequence genomic segment:
- the LOC119461406 gene encoding collagen alpha-1(IV) chain-like isoform X6: MRGKVLAIVFCLLGSAISARAAELGQQQEHVSLTLEPAPVAGVTENVVTGVSGGALGGVTSATSSVAPGVVGGSLTTGAIGTPWGVAGFPYSSWSGYPGFGGFSNLYGGYYGGYPGYGSYLSRSSGLFGPSSPWGYPYGSAYGSIGYPGALGGLGGYGGALGLLGRYPGLSGVYGNTLGLSGLYGAYPGFGRLPGVLGSYPGLTGLSSLYGGYPGYLGSLSGLSGPLGLLGRYPGLSGLLGSYPGLNGLSGWYGGYPGLTGLSRVLAGYPGYSALSTLYGSYPGSSSYFSHSSGLLGLPSPWGYSHASGFGSLGYPGSLGGVLGGLRGPLGLLGRYPGLSGLYPGLSGLSGLYGGYPGLAALSGVLGRFPGYSALSTLYGSYPGSSSYLSRSSALLGLSSPWGFSHASALGSLGYPGSVGGVLGGLGGPLGLLGHYPGLSGLYGSSLALSGLSGSYSGLGRLSGLLGGYSGLTGLSGLYGGYPGYLGSLSGLSGPLGLLGRYPGLSGLYPGLSGLSGLYGGYPGLTGLSSVLGRFPGYSALSTLYGSYPGSSSYFARSSGLLGLSSPWGYSHASGFGSLGYPGSLGGVLGGLGGPLGLLGRYPGLSGLYGSSLALSGLSGSYSGLGRLSGLLGGYSGLTGLSGLYGGYPGYLGSLSGLSGPLGLLGRYPGLSGLYPGLSGLSGLYGGYPGLTGLSSVFGRYPGYSALSTLYGSYPGSSSYLSRSSGLLGLSSPWGYSHASGFGSLGYPGSLGGVLGGLGGPLGLLGHYPGLSGLYGSSLALSGLSGSYSGLGRLSGLLGGYSGLTGLSGLYGGYPGYLGSLSGLSGPLGLLGRYPGLSGLLGGYSGLNGLLGLNGGYSGLTGLSALLGGYSGHSGLSTLYGGYPGYGSYFGRSSGLLGLTSPWGTSYGTTLGSYGYPSYLGGRYGGLLGRYPGLQGSSFGLSGLYGSYPGLGRLSGLLGYPGLTGLSSLYSGYPGALGGLSGLAGPLGLLGRYPGLSGLLGGYSGLNRLSGLYGGYSGLTGLSGLLGGYPGYSGLSTLYGGYPGYGSYLSRSSGLLGLTSPWGTSYGSTLGSYGYPSYLGGLYGGFRGPLGVLGRYHGLSGLYGSYPGLSGLYGSYPGFGSLSGLTTGYPGWRYPSAYGGLNGVWGYPYGSSLSPYGYGSSVGPFGYSGLYGRGVGAFGNYGPYGSWGYPGFYGNGVGPLGAYGYGPFGRYGPFGSSLGYPGAYSNGFGPFGPFGYGGPFSGYYGPYGPSGKTFGPYVLPGPLGTTTSTVVPTAQGPSVTSTVVPEVVKPSATLVTPEGLPTLPVNVATGSKGVKTIVG; encoded by the exons ATGCGGGGAAAAGTTCTGGCCATCGTCTTCTGTCTCCTAGGCTCTG CCATTTCAGCTAGAGCTGCTGAATTAGGGCAGCAACAAGAACACGTCAGTCTCACCTTGGAACCAGCACCAGTCGCAGGGGTTACCGAAAATGTCGTCACTGGAGTTTCAGGTGGAGCATTAGGCGGCGTCACTAGCGCCACATCAAGTGTTGCGCCTGGTGTGGTTGGAGGCTCTTTGACCACCGGTGCTATAGGAACACCATGGGGAGTTGCTGGGTTCCCGTATAGTTCTTGGAGTGGCTACCCAGGTTTTGGTGGTTTTTCAAACCTTTATGGGGGCTACTACGGAGGCTACCCGGGCTACGGCAGTTATCTGTCTCGCTCATCCGGGCTTTTCGGTCCTTCCAGCCCGTGGGGATACCCGTATGGTAGTGCTTATGGATCTATAGGCTACCCTGGTGCTCTGGGAGGACTTGGAGGATATGGGGGAGCTCTTGGACTTCTAGGACGTTATCCAGGCCTTTCCGGAGTGTATGGAAACACCCTCGGTCTTTCAGGCCTGTACGGAGCATACCCAGGATTCGGACGCCTGCCGGGAGTTCTGGGAAGTTACCCAGGTCTGACGGGGCTTTCAAGTTTGTATGGCGGATACCCAGGTTATTTGGGAAGCCTTAGCGGTCTTTCTGGGCCGCTGGGACTACTCGGACGTTATCCAGGGCTTTCGGGATTGTTAGGAAGCTATCCTGGCCTGAATGGTCTCTCGGGTTGGTATGGAGGATACCCAGGTCTCACAGGCCTTTCACGAGTGCTTGCAGGTTACCCCGGTTACTCCGCCCTTTCGACACTGTACGGAAGCTATCCCGGCTCCAGCAGCTATTTTTCTCACTCGTCGGGTCTTCTTGGCCTTCCTAGTCCATGGGGATATTCCCATGCAAGCGGATTTGGTTCACTAGGCTACCCAGGATCTCTAGGAGGAGTTCTTGGTGGACTCCGAGGGCCACTCGGCCTACTTGGACGTTACCCAGGGCTTTCTGGCCTGTACCCTGGACTTAGTGGTTTGTCTGGATTGTATGGAGGATACCCTGGTCTCGCAGCCCTCTCAG GTGTGCTTGGTCGTTTCCCTGGTTACTCAGCCCTTTCGACGCTGTACGGAAGCTATCCCGGTTCCAGCAGTTACTTGTCTCGCTCCTCGGCTCTTCTTGGTCTTTCTAGCCCATGGGGATTTTCTCACGCAAGCGCTTTGGGTTCACTAGGCTATCCAGGATCTGTTGGAGGAGTTCTCGGAGGACTTGGAGGACCTCTAGGTCTTCTTGGACATTACCCAGGACTTTCCGGCCTTTACGGAAGCTCACTTGCTCTTTCAGGTCTCTCCGGAAGTTACTCAGGACTCGGACGTTTGTCTGGACTTCTGGGAGGATACTCTGGTTTGACAGGACTTTCAGGTTTGTATGGTGGATACCCAGGTTACTTGGGAAGTCTTAGTGGCCTTTCGGGACCTCTAGGACTACTTGGACGTTACCCAGGGCTTTCAGGATTGTACCCTGGACTTAGTGGCTTGTCTGGATTGTATGGAGGATACCCTGGTCTCACCGGCCTCTCAAGTGTGCTTGGGCGTTTCCCTGGTTACTCAGCCCTTTCGACACTGTACGGAAGCTATCCCGGCTCCAGCAGTTACTTTGCACGCTCCTCGGGTCTTCTTGGCCTTTCTAGCCCATGGGGATATTCCCATGCAAGCGGATTTGGTTCGCTAGGCTACCCAGGATCTCTAGGAGGAGTTCTTGGAGGACTCGGAGGGCCACTCGGCCTACTTGGACGTTACCCAGGGCTTTCTGGCCTGTACGGAAGCTCACTTGCTCTTTCAGGTCTCTCCGGAAGTTACTCAGGACTCGGACGCTTGTCTGGACTTCTGGGAGGATACTCTGGTTTGACTGGACTTTCAGGTTTGTATGGTGGATATCCAGGTTACTTGGGAAGCCTTAGTGGCCTTTCGGGACCTCTAGGACTACTTGGACGTTACCCAGGGCTTTCAGGATTGTACCCTGGACTTAGTGGCTTGTCTGGATTGTATGGAGGATACCCTGGTCTCACCGGCCTCTCAAGTGTGTTTGGGCGTTACCCCGGTTACTCAGCCCTTTCGACACTGTACGGAAGCTATCCCGGCTCCAGCAGTTACTTGTCTCGCTCCTCGGGTCTTCTTGGCCTTTCTAGCCCATGGGGATATTCCCATGCAAGCGGATTTGGTTCACTAGGCTACCCAGGATCTCTAGGAGGAGTTCTTGGAGGACTCGGAGGGCCACTTGGCCTACTTGGACATTATCCAGGGCTTTCTGGCCTGTACGGAAGCTCACTTGCTCTTTCAGGCCTCTCCGGAAGTTACTCAGGACTCGGACGCTTGTCTGGACTTCTGGGAGGATACTCTGGTTTGACAGGTCTTTCCGGTTTGTATGGTGGATACCCAGGTTACTTGGGAAGCCTTAGTGGTCTTTCCGGACCTCTTGGACTATTGGGACGTTATCCCGGCCTCTCAGGATTGCTCGGAGGCTACTCAGGTCTAAATGGTTTACTTGGATTGAACGGAGGATATTCAGGTCTCACTGGCCTGTCAGCATTACTTGGAGGATATTCAGGTCACTCTGGCCTTTCTACATTGTACGGAGGCTACCCAGGTTACGGCAGCTATTTTGGCCGCTCATCGGGACTTCTTGGACTTACCAGCCCATGGGGAACTTCATATGGCACCACCCTTGGATCTTATGGGTACCCTAGTTATTTGGGAGGACGTTATGGAGGGCTCCTTGGACGTTATCCGGGACTGCAAGGAAGTTCTTTTGGTTTGTCAGGACTATATGGAAGTTACCCCGGTCTAGGGCGCTTGTCAGGGCTTCTTGGCTACCCTGGCTTGACAGGACTTTCGAGTTTATACAGTGGATACCCAGGCGCTCTGGGAGGTCTTAGTGGCCTTGCAGGACCACTAGGACTGCTCGGACGTTACCCTGGTCTTTCTGGTTTGCTCGGAGGCTACTCAGGTCTTAACCGACTGTCTGGATTGTATGGAGGATATTCAGGTCTCACAGGTCTTTCAGGGTTGCTTGGAGGCTATCCAGGATACTCCGGCCTTTCTACTTTGTACGGAGGCTACCCAGGTTACGGCAGCTATTTGAGCCGCTCATCGGGACTTCTTGGACTTACTAGCCCATGGGGAACTTCATATGGTAGCACCCTTGGGTCTTATGGCTACCCAAGCTATTTGGGAGGACTTTATGGTGGATTTAGAGGGCCTCTAGGAGTTCTTGGACGTTATCACGGTCTCTCGGGATTGTACGGAAGCTACCCTGGTCTGTCAGGCCTCTACGGAAGTTACCCAGGCTTCGGAAGCTTGTCTGGACTCACTACTGGTTACCCTGGCTGGAGGTATCCTTCTGCCTATGGAGGTCTGAATGGCGTATGGGGATATCCATACGGTAGTAGCCTTAGCCCATACGGCTACGGAAGTTCAGTTGGCCCATTCGGATACTCTGGTCTTTATGGACGCGGCGTTGGTGCATTCGGAAACTATGGCCCATACGGGTCTTGGGGCTACCCTGGGTTCTACGGTAACGGAGTGGGTCCTCTAGGTGCATATGGATATGGTCCATTTGGTCGATATGGTCCTTTCGGCAGCTCCCTTGGCTATCCTGGAGCATACAGTAATGGATTTGGTCCCTTTGGTCCGTTCGGTTATGGCGGACCCTTCAGCGGCTACTACGGCCCATATGGTCCGTCCGGAAAAACTTTTGGTCCCTACGTTCTACCCGGCCCCTTAGGAACAACAACTTCAACTGTCGTCCCAACTGCCCAAGGACCATCTGTCACCAGTACAGTTGTGCCTGAGGTTGTGAAACCAAGTGCAACTCTAGTCACACCTGAAGGCCTGCCCACACTACCCGTTAATGTTGCAACGGGTTCAAAGGG GGTCAAGACCATCGTAGGCTGA
- the LOC119461406 gene encoding collagen alpha-1(IV) chain-like isoform X1 yields MRGKVLAIVFCLLGSAISARAAELGQQQEHVSLTLEPAPVAGVTENVVTGVSGGALGGVTSATSSVAPGVVGGSLTTGAIGTPWGVAGFPYSSWSGYPGFGGFSNLYGGYYGGYPGYGSYLSRSSGLFGPSSPWGYPYGSAYGSIGYPGALGGLGGYGGALGLLGRYPGLSGVYGNTLGLSGLYGAYPGFGRLPGVLGSYPGLTGLSSLYGGYPGYLGSLSGLSGPLGLLGRYPGLSGLLGSYPGLNGLSGWYGGYPGLTGLSRVLAGYPGYSALSTLYGSYPGSSSYFSHSSGLLGLPSPWGYSHASGFGSLGYPGSLGGVLGGLRGPLGLLGRYPGLSGLYPGLSGLSGLYGGYPGLAALSGVLGRFPGYSALSTLYGSYPGSSSYLSRSSGLLGLSSPWGYSHASGFSSLGYPGSVGGVLGGLGGPLGLLGHYPGLSGLYGSSLALSGLTGSYSGLGRLSGLLGGYSGLTGLSGLYGGYPGSLGSLSSVSGPLGLLGRYPGLSGLYPGLSGLSGLYGGYPGLTGLSGVLGRFPGYSALSTLYGSYPGSSSYLSRSSALLGLSSPWGFSHASALGSLGYPGSVGGVLGGLGGPLGLLGHYPGLSGLYGSSLALSGLSGSYSGLGRLSGLLGGYSGLTGLSGLYGGYPGYLGSLSGLSGPLGLLGRYPGLSGLYPGLSGLSGLYGGYPGLTGLSSVLGRFPGYSALSTLYGSYPGSSSYFARSSGLLGLSSPWGYSHASGFGSLGYPGSLGGVLGGLGGPLGLLGRYPGLSGLYGSSLALSGLSGSYSGLGRLSGLLGGYSGLTGLSGLYGGYPGYLGSLSGLSGPLGLLGRYPGLSGLYPGLSGLSGLYGGYPGLTGLSSVFGRYPGYSALSTLYGSYPGSSSYLSRSSGLLGLSSPWGYSHASGFGSLGYPGSLGGVLGGLGGPLGLLGHYPGLSGLYGSSLALSGLSGSYSGLGRLSGLLGGYSGLTGLSGLYGGYPGYLGSLSGLSGPLGLLGRYPGLSGLLGGYSGLNGLLGLNGGYSGLTGLSALLGGYSGHSGLSTLYGGYPGYGSYFGRSSGLLGLTSPWGTSYGTTLGSYGYPSYLGGRYGGLLGRYPGLQGSSFGLSGLYGSYPGLGRLSGLLGYPGLTGLSSLYSGYPGALGGLSGLAGPLGLLGRYPGLSGLLGGYSGLNRLSGLYGGYSGLTGLSGLLGGYPGYSGLSTLYGGYPGYGSYLSRSSGLLGLTSPWGTSYGSTLGSYGYPSYLGGLYGGFRGPLGVLGRYHGLSGLYGSYPGLSGLYGSYPGFGSLSGLTTGYPGWRYPSAYGGLNGVWGYPYGSSLSPYGYGSSVGPFGYSGLYGRGVGAFGNYGPYGSWGYPGFYGNGVGPLGAYGYGPFGRYGPFGSSLGYPGAYSNGFGPFGPFGYGGPFSGYYGPYGPSGKTFGPYVLPGPLGTTTSTVVPTAQGPSVTSTVVPEVVKPSATLVTPEGLPTLPVNVATGSKGVKTIVG; encoded by the exons ATGCGGGGAAAAGTTCTGGCCATCGTCTTCTGTCTCCTAGGCTCTG CCATTTCAGCTAGAGCTGCTGAATTAGGGCAGCAACAAGAACACGTCAGTCTCACCTTGGAACCAGCACCAGTCGCAGGGGTTACCGAAAATGTCGTCACTGGAGTTTCAGGTGGAGCATTAGGCGGCGTCACTAGCGCCACATCAAGTGTTGCGCCTGGTGTGGTTGGAGGCTCTTTGACCACCGGTGCTATAGGAACACCATGGGGAGTTGCTGGGTTCCCGTATAGTTCTTGGAGTGGCTACCCAGGTTTTGGTGGTTTTTCAAACCTTTATGGGGGCTACTACGGAGGCTACCCGGGCTACGGCAGTTATCTGTCTCGCTCATCCGGGCTTTTCGGTCCTTCCAGCCCGTGGGGATACCCGTATGGTAGTGCTTATGGATCTATAGGCTACCCTGGTGCTCTGGGAGGACTTGGAGGATATGGGGGAGCTCTTGGACTTCTAGGACGTTATCCAGGCCTTTCCGGAGTGTATGGAAACACCCTCGGTCTTTCAGGCCTGTACGGAGCATACCCAGGATTCGGACGCCTGCCGGGAGTTCTGGGAAGTTACCCAGGTCTGACGGGGCTTTCAAGTTTGTATGGCGGATACCCAGGTTATTTGGGAAGCCTTAGCGGTCTTTCTGGGCCGCTGGGACTACTCGGACGTTATCCAGGGCTTTCGGGATTGTTAGGAAGCTATCCTGGCCTGAATGGTCTCTCGGGTTGGTATGGAGGATACCCAGGTCTCACAGGCCTTTCACGAGTGCTTGCAGGTTACCCCGGTTACTCCGCCCTTTCGACACTGTACGGAAGCTATCCCGGCTCCAGCAGCTATTTTTCTCACTCGTCGGGTCTTCTTGGCCTTCCTAGTCCATGGGGATATTCCCATGCAAGCGGATTTGGTTCACTAGGCTACCCAGGATCTCTAGGAGGAGTTCTTGGTGGACTCCGAGGGCCACTCGGCCTACTTGGACGTTACCCAGGGCTTTCTGGCCTGTACCCTGGACTTAGTGGTTTGTCTGGATTGTATGGAGGATACCCTGGTCTCGCAGCCCTCTCAGGTGTGCTTGGCCGTTTCCCTGGTTACTCAGCCCTTTCGACGCTATACGGAAGCTATCCCGGTTCCAGCAGTTACTTGTCTCGCTCCTCGGGTCTTCTTGGTCTTTCTAGCCCATGGGGATATTCTCACGCAAGCGGTTTTAGTTCACTAGGCTATCCAGGATCTGTTGGAGGAGTTCTCGGAGGACTTGGAGGACCTCTAGGTCTTCTTGGACATTACCCAGGACTTTCCGGCCTTTACGGAAGCTCACTTGCTCTTTCAGGTCTCACCGGAAGTTACTCAGGACTCGGACGCTTGTCTGGACTTCTGGGAGGATACTCTGGTTTGACAGGGCTTTCTGGTTTGTATGGGGGATACCCAGGTTCCTTGGGAAGCCTCAGTAGCGTTTCCGGACCTCTAGGACTACTTGGACGTTACCCAGGGCTTTCAGGACTGTACCCTGGACTTAGTGGCTTGTCTGGATTGTATGGAGGATACCCTGGTCTCACCGGCCTCTCAGGTGTGCTTGGTCGTTTCCCTGGTTACTCAGCCCTTTCGACGCTGTACGGAAGCTATCCCGGTTCCAGCAGTTACTTGTCTCGCTCCTCGGCTCTTCTTGGTCTTTCTAGCCCATGGGGATTTTCTCACGCAAGCGCTTTGGGTTCACTAGGCTATCCAGGATCTGTTGGAGGAGTTCTCGGAGGACTTGGAGGACCTCTAGGTCTTCTTGGACATTACCCAGGACTTTCCGGCCTTTACGGAAGCTCACTTGCTCTTTCAGGTCTCTCCGGAAGTTACTCAGGACTCGGACGTTTGTCTGGACTTCTGGGAGGATACTCTGGTTTGACAGGACTTTCAGGTTTGTATGGTGGATACCCAGGTTACTTGGGAAGTCTTAGTGGCCTTTCGGGACCTCTAGGACTACTTGGACGTTACCCAGGGCTTTCAGGATTGTACCCTGGACTTAGTGGCTTGTCTGGATTGTATGGAGGATACCCTGGTCTCACCGGCCTCTCAAGTGTGCTTGGGCGTTTCCCTGGTTACTCAGCCCTTTCGACACTGTACGGAAGCTATCCCGGCTCCAGCAGTTACTTTGCACGCTCCTCGGGTCTTCTTGGCCTTTCTAGCCCATGGGGATATTCCCATGCAAGCGGATTTGGTTCGCTAGGCTACCCAGGATCTCTAGGAGGAGTTCTTGGAGGACTCGGAGGGCCACTCGGCCTACTTGGACGTTACCCAGGGCTTTCTGGCCTGTACGGAAGCTCACTTGCTCTTTCAGGTCTCTCCGGAAGTTACTCAGGACTCGGACGCTTGTCTGGACTTCTGGGAGGATACTCTGGTTTGACTGGACTTTCAGGTTTGTATGGTGGATATCCAGGTTACTTGGGAAGCCTTAGTGGCCTTTCGGGACCTCTAGGACTACTTGGACGTTACCCAGGGCTTTCAGGATTGTACCCTGGACTTAGTGGCTTGTCTGGATTGTATGGAGGATACCCTGGTCTCACCGGCCTCTCAAGTGTGTTTGGGCGTTACCCCGGTTACTCAGCCCTTTCGACACTGTACGGAAGCTATCCCGGCTCCAGCAGTTACTTGTCTCGCTCCTCGGGTCTTCTTGGCCTTTCTAGCCCATGGGGATATTCCCATGCAAGCGGATTTGGTTCACTAGGCTACCCAGGATCTCTAGGAGGAGTTCTTGGAGGACTCGGAGGGCCACTTGGCCTACTTGGACATTATCCAGGGCTTTCTGGCCTGTACGGAAGCTCACTTGCTCTTTCAGGCCTCTCCGGAAGTTACTCAGGACTCGGACGCTTGTCTGGACTTCTGGGAGGATACTCTGGTTTGACAGGTCTTTCCGGTTTGTATGGTGGATACCCAGGTTACTTGGGAAGCCTTAGTGGTCTTTCCGGACCTCTTGGACTATTGGGACGTTATCCCGGCCTCTCAGGATTGCTCGGAGGCTACTCAGGTCTAAATGGTTTACTTGGATTGAACGGAGGATATTCAGGTCTCACTGGCCTGTCAGCATTACTTGGAGGATATTCAGGTCACTCTGGCCTTTCTACATTGTACGGAGGCTACCCAGGTTACGGCAGCTATTTTGGCCGCTCATCGGGACTTCTTGGACTTACCAGCCCATGGGGAACTTCATATGGCACCACCCTTGGATCTTATGGGTACCCTAGTTATTTGGGAGGACGTTATGGAGGGCTCCTTGGACGTTATCCGGGACTGCAAGGAAGTTCTTTTGGTTTGTCAGGACTATATGGAAGTTACCCCGGTCTAGGGCGCTTGTCAGGGCTTCTTGGCTACCCTGGCTTGACAGGACTTTCGAGTTTATACAGTGGATACCCAGGCGCTCTGGGAGGTCTTAGTGGCCTTGCAGGACCACTAGGACTGCTCGGACGTTACCCTGGTCTTTCTGGTTTGCTCGGAGGCTACTCAGGTCTTAACCGACTGTCTGGATTGTATGGAGGATATTCAGGTCTCACAGGTCTTTCAGGGTTGCTTGGAGGCTATCCAGGATACTCCGGCCTTTCTACTTTGTACGGAGGCTACCCAGGTTACGGCAGCTATTTGAGCCGCTCATCGGGACTTCTTGGACTTACTAGCCCATGGGGAACTTCATATGGTAGCACCCTTGGGTCTTATGGCTACCCAAGCTATTTGGGAGGACTTTATGGTGGATTTAGAGGGCCTCTAGGAGTTCTTGGACGTTATCACGGTCTCTCGGGATTGTACGGAAGCTACCCTGGTCTGTCAGGCCTCTACGGAAGTTACCCAGGCTTCGGAAGCTTGTCTGGACTCACTACTGGTTACCCTGGCTGGAGGTATCCTTCTGCCTATGGAGGTCTGAATGGCGTATGGGGATATCCATACGGTAGTAGCCTTAGCCCATACGGCTACGGAAGTTCAGTTGGCCCATTCGGATACTCTGGTCTTTATGGACGCGGCGTTGGTGCATTCGGAAACTATGGCCCATACGGGTCTTGGGGCTACCCTGGGTTCTACGGTAACGGAGTGGGTCCTCTAGGTGCATATGGATATGGTCCATTTGGTCGATATGGTCCTTTCGGCAGCTCCCTTGGCTATCCTGGAGCATACAGTAATGGATTTGGTCCCTTTGGTCCGTTCGGTTATGGCGGACCCTTCAGCGGCTACTACGGCCCATATGGTCCGTCCGGAAAAACTTTTGGTCCCTACGTTCTACCCGGCCCCTTAGGAACAACAACTTCAACTGTCGTCCCAACTGCCCAAGGACCATCTGTCACCAGTACAGTTGTGCCTGAGGTTGTGAAACCAAGTGCAACTCTAGTCACACCTGAAGGCCTGCCCACACTACCCGTTAATGTTGCAACGGGTTCAAAGGG GGTCAAGACCATCGTAGGCTGA